A region of the Pirellulales bacterium genome:
AAAGCAGCGACGCGGTTTTGGCGCTCCGAAAGAACCGCTGAAAGTGCTGGGAACTTCGCCCGTGACGAAGCAGGAAATCAAGCTGCTCGAAGGACGTTACGGTCCGTATGTCACCGATGGCGTCACCAATGCTTCGCTCCCGAAGCAGCAGCCGGTCGAAGAGGCCACGCTCGAGCAGGCTCTGGTGCTATTGGCGGCCCGCGCCGCGGCCGGCCCCCCAGAACGTCCCGCCGGACGGGGCAGGGGAGCACGCAAGAGTGCAGCCCCGAAGGCGTCCACCGGCGACGGCGCGACAAAGCCCGCGCGCAAGACTGCCAAGAAGAAAAAGCCTTCGGGCAAATCCGCCTAGTCCACTTGGCAATGGTCGCCATGGATGTTCGTTGATCATTCGTGGATGGCGGATAATCAGCAGCCTGCTACCAGGTTACTTTTAGGCCGGGCACGGCTTGCTTCAATTCGTCGATCCCTTCCTCACTGACCTGTGTAAAGCTAAGGTCAAGTTGCTTAAGCTTTTTCAAGTCGTGCAATTGCTTGAGCGCGTTGTCGGTCACCTCGGTGCCGGCCAGGCTAAGCGTGTTGAGATTTGCGAGTCCTGCCAGATTCGCAATTCCGGCGTCCGTCACCCGGGTCGCCTCCAGGTTGAGATACTGCAGGTTCTTCATGCCCTTCAGATTCTGCAGTCCGGCATCCGTGACTCGCGTCGACCAGAGATCGAGGCGTTCCAGACCGGTTAGCCTCACCAGGTGCGTAAGGCCTTCATCGGTAAGCGACGTTTCGGCGAAGTCGAGCACCTTGAGGTTCTTCAACCCCTCGACGGCAGCCAAGCCAGGCCCTTTCACGGCCGTGTCGCGCACTTCGAGCCGTTTCAATTGCTTGAGGTTTTTCAAATGCACCAAACCCGCGTCACCCACCTTGGTGCGTAGCAAATATAACTCATCAAGTGCCACCAGTGGCTCCAACTCGGCCAGTCCGTCGTCACTGACGCGCGTGTCCTCCAACCACAGCCCCTTCAGCTTGGCGAGCTTGCGAATCGACTTCAGCCCTTCGTCGGTGACACCTGGATTGCGCAATTTGAGCCGTTCCAGGTTGGCCAGGGCTGTTAGGTGCGCCAGACCTGCATCAGTGACTCCGACGCAGCCCCGCAAATCGAGGACGCGCAGCTTCGCGAGCGGCGCCAGCCTGGCTAGCCCGTCGTCTGCGGTGTTCGTGTAAAGCAGGTGCAATTGCTCGAGCTGCGACAACTTCGCCACGTTCGACAGTCCGGCATTCGTGACCTGCGAGCAGCGTCGCAAGTTTAACGACTTCAGCCCCTTCAACGCTGCCAGCTTGTCGAGTCCCTCGTCCGAGACGCTGGTGTTCTCTAGAGACAGATCCTTGAGCTTTGCCATTTTGGCGATTGCGGCAAGTTGCACGTCGCCCACGCCCGGACCGGTCACGGCCAGAGCTTCAAGCTGCCCCAGTGGCGTGAGTAGCGCCAGGTCGGTATCCGTTACCGGATGCTCACCGAAGTCGACGCCGGTCACTTGCCTGGCGTCGTTCAATTTGACCGTCGCGCCGAGCGATTCGAGAGTCGCTGCCGCAGCCGAGTCGTCGGCGCGCGCGCCGCCAAGGGCAGCAAATGTCAGGAACGAGGTCGCCAGGAAAAGCACGAAGGCCACGCGTGGGAGTCGTTTCACGGAAGCATCTCTCAATTCAGGGGTACGATAATGGCCACGATCGCGCTCGGCAAGAACGCATCAACCCAGAACAAAAGCAAAAGGCTGCCAGGGAGGATCGCGCCAACCCTGGCAGCCTGCTGATATCGGAATGTCACGCGAACGCGAGTTGGTCGCTGCCTAAAGCGTGTAGCCCTCGCGATAGGTGGGACGGATCATGGCGTCCAACTCGGGCGCGCCGGTGGCTTTCAAAGCCTTGGCGTCCCAGTCGATCTTCTTGCCGCTCCACACGGCCAGGTTTCCGAGCAGCACGATCTCGGTCAATGGGCCGGAGTAGTTCGGGAAGTTTGACGTGGGTTGCTTCCCTTCCTTGATGGCGTTGGCGAACTCCGTAAAGTGGTACGGCGGACGTTCGAGATCGAGCTTGGGTTTCTCCATGCCTTCAGGTAGGTAGAACTTATCGGCGTAGTCGCCCGGCGAGTAGAGCGAGGCTTTGTCACCGATCAACAAGGCGCCTGAGATCGCCGTTTCGAACTTCTCGGCCTTGTCCTTCTTCGGTCCATCCTTGTTGGCCTCGGTCGGCCACTTCACCTTCTCGAACAGTTCGAACGGAGGCAGCTTCTTACCGTCGTACCAGGTCATACTTAACGCCGGACGTTTGTCGGTAGCAGGGAACTCAAACTTGATGATCGACCAACTCGGGTAGGTCTCATTGTTATGGCCCGAAGTTTGCGCTTCGACCGACGTCGGATGCTGCAGATCGAGTGCCATGTACGGCATGTTCATCGTATGGCAGGCCATGTCACCCAAGGCGCCCGTGCCAAAGTCCCAGTACCCGCGCCAGGAAAACGGGTGATAACCAACGGCATACGAGCGATACGCTGCTGGACCAATCCACAAATCCCAGTGTACGCCGGTGGGGACTTCGGCCTCAGGCGGACGCCCGTCGCCTTGCGCCCAAACAGGGCGGTTGGTCCACACATGGACCTCCTTGACGTTGCCCAGCGCGCCCGACTTCACCGTTGCCGCGGCTTGACGCAACCCGAAATTGGCGGTTCCCTGGTTCCCCATCTGCGTGACGACTTTCATTTCGCGGGCGACATCGCCCAGGCGGCGTGCCTCG
Encoded here:
- a CDS encoding Gfo/Idh/MocA family oxidoreductase; this translates as MSHDTNRRDFLKATTAAGVGFWAAAGAQAEESKSANERIRFACIGVGGKGSSDSKDASRNGDVVAICDIDDNILGKAEKTFEGAKKYNDFRKLLDEMGPNIDAVTISTPDHTHAAATLMAMRMGKHCYTQKPLTHAIYEARRLGDVAREMKVVTQMGNQGTANFGLRQAAATVKSGALGNVKEVHVWTNRPVWAQGDGRPPEAEVPTGVHWDLWIGPAAYRSYAVGYHPFSWRGYWDFGTGALGDMACHTMNMPYMALDLQHPTSVEAQTSGHNNETYPSWSIIKFEFPATDKRPALSMTWYDGKKLPPFELFEKVKWPTEANKDGPKKDKAEKFETAISGALLIGDKASLYSPGDYADKFYLPEGMEKPKLDLERPPYHFTEFANAIKEGKQPTSNFPNYSGPLTEIVLLGNLAVWSGKKIDWDAKALKATGAPELDAMIRPTYREGYTL